Proteins encoded together in one Lathamus discolor isolate bLatDis1 chromosome 3, bLatDis1.hap1, whole genome shotgun sequence window:
- the LOC136010503 gene encoding cytochrome P450 2H2-like isoform X2: MELLGMTTVFLLICISCLLLVATWRNISQNGKQPPGPFALPLAGNILQLNPKNLPESMKKLSEKYGPVFTIHLGPQKVVVLYGYDVVKEALIDQADDFSGRGNLPLFKRVFKGTSILSSNGETWKQLRRFALTTLRDFGMGKRSIEERIQEEAHFLVERIRNTHEKPFNPGGFLTHAVSNIICSVVFGDRFDYEDKKFLTLINLLDENTKYQGAIQTQLYNFFPTLMGFLPGPHQKMMKNVDETDKFILEITAQHKETRDPSCPRDFIDAFLNKMDQKGNGHSVFTVESLTTSTLDLFLAGTGTTSTTLRHALLILQKYPEIQEKVQKEIDRVIGRDRSPCMADRSQMPYTDAVIHEIQRFIDLIPLNVPRAVIKDIKFRNYFIPKDTMIFPLLTPILHDSKEFPNPEKFDPGHFLNANGTFKKSDFFMPFSAGKRICAGEGLARMELFIFLTSILQNFTLKPVVDHKKIDITPLITSVANMPRPYEVSFVPR; encoded by the exons ATGGAGCTCCTGGGAATGACCACTGTTTTCTTGCTGATCTGCATCTCTTGCCTTCTTCTTGTTGCCACATGGAGAAACATATCACAAAACGGGAAGCAGCCTCCTGGTCCCTTTGCTCTCCCCCTTGCTGGAAACATACTCCAGCTGAACCCAAAGAACTTGCCTGAGAGCATGAAGAAG CTTAGTGAGAAGTATGGTCCTGTCTTCACAATACATTTGGGCCCACAAAAGGTTGTGGTGCTGTATGGCTATGACGTTGTGAAAGAAGCTCTGATTGATCAGGCGGATGACTTCAGTGGAAGAGGCAACCTACCACTCTTTAAAAGAGTCTTCAAAGGCACAA GTATTTTGAGCAGCAATGGGGAGACCTGGAAGCAGCTCCGACGATTTGCACTCACCACCCTGAGGGATtttgggatggggaagaggagcATTGAGGAGCGAATCCAGGAGGAAGCTCATTTTCTGGTGGAGAGGATCAGGAACACACATG AGAAACCCTTCAACCCTGGCGGATTCCTGACCCATGCTGTTTCCAACATCATCTGCTCCGTTGTCTTTGGGGATCGGTTTGACTATGAGGACAAGAAATTTTTAACTTTAATTAATTTGCTAGATGAAAACACTAAGTACCAGGGCGCTATACAAACACAG CTATACAATTTCTTCCCAACTCTCATGGGGTTTCTACCTGGGCCTCAtcaaaaaatgatgaaaaatgttGATGAAACTGataaatttattttagaaatcacAGCACAACACAAGGAAACCAGGGATCCAAGTTGTCCTCGAGATTTCATTGATGCTTTTCTTAACAAAATGGACCAG AAAGGGAATGGTCACTCAGTATTCACCGTTGAGTCCCTGACCACTTCCACACTCGACTTGTTCCTTGCAGGAACAGGGACCACCAGCACCACCCTGAGACACGCACTTCTGATTCTCCAGAAATACCCAGAGATACAAG AGAAAGTACAGAAGGAGATTGATCGTGTGATTGGCCGAGACCGAAGCCCCTGCATGGCAGATCGGAGCCAGATGCCCTACACAGATGCTGTAATCCATGAAATCCAGAGATTCATTGATTTAATTCCACTTAATGTCCCACGTGCTGTCATCAAGGACATCaagttcagaaattattttattccaaAG GACACAATGATATTTCCTCTGCTGACTCCCATCCTACATGATAGCAAAGAATTTCCCAATCCGGAAAAATTTGACCCAGGACATTTCCTCAACGCAAATGGTACATTTAAGAAGAGTGACTTCTTCATGCCATTCTCTGCAG GAAAACGCATCTGTGCAGGAGAAGGTCTGGCCCGGATGGAGCTATTCATATTTCTGACATCCATTCTGCAGAACTTTACTTTGAAACCTGTTGTGGATCACAAGAAAATTGACATTACCCCGTTAATTACCTCTGTGGCTAATATGCCCCGACCTTATGAGGTCTCTTTTGTTCCACGCTAA
- the LOC136010503 gene encoding cytochrome P450 2H2-like isoform X1 yields MELLGMTTVFLLICISCLLLVATWRNISQNGKQPPGPFALPLAGNILQLNPKNLPESMKKLSEKYGPVFTIHLGPQKVVVLYGYDVVKEALIDQADDFSGRGNLPLFKRVFKGTSILSSNGETWKQLRRFALTTLRDFGMGKRSIEERIQEEAHFLVERIRNTHEKPFNPGGFLTHAVSNIICSVVFGDRFDYEDKKFLTLINLLDENTKYQGAIQTQLYNFFPTLMGFLPGPHQKMMKNVDETDKFILEITAQHKETRDPSCPRDFIDAFLNKMDQEKGNGHSVFTVESLTTSTLDLFLAGTGTTSTTLRHALLILQKYPEIQEKVQKEIDRVIGRDRSPCMADRSQMPYTDAVIHEIQRFIDLIPLNVPRAVIKDIKFRNYFIPKDTMIFPLLTPILHDSKEFPNPEKFDPGHFLNANGTFKKSDFFMPFSAGKRICAGEGLARMELFIFLTSILQNFTLKPVVDHKKIDITPLITSVANMPRPYEVSFVPR; encoded by the exons ATGGAGCTCCTGGGAATGACCACTGTTTTCTTGCTGATCTGCATCTCTTGCCTTCTTCTTGTTGCCACATGGAGAAACATATCACAAAACGGGAAGCAGCCTCCTGGTCCCTTTGCTCTCCCCCTTGCTGGAAACATACTCCAGCTGAACCCAAAGAACTTGCCTGAGAGCATGAAGAAG CTTAGTGAGAAGTATGGTCCTGTCTTCACAATACATTTGGGCCCACAAAAGGTTGTGGTGCTGTATGGCTATGACGTTGTGAAAGAAGCTCTGATTGATCAGGCGGATGACTTCAGTGGAAGAGGCAACCTACCACTCTTTAAAAGAGTCTTCAAAGGCACAA GTATTTTGAGCAGCAATGGGGAGACCTGGAAGCAGCTCCGACGATTTGCACTCACCACCCTGAGGGATtttgggatggggaagaggagcATTGAGGAGCGAATCCAGGAGGAAGCTCATTTTCTGGTGGAGAGGATCAGGAACACACATG AGAAACCCTTCAACCCTGGCGGATTCCTGACCCATGCTGTTTCCAACATCATCTGCTCCGTTGTCTTTGGGGATCGGTTTGACTATGAGGACAAGAAATTTTTAACTTTAATTAATTTGCTAGATGAAAACACTAAGTACCAGGGCGCTATACAAACACAG CTATACAATTTCTTCCCAACTCTCATGGGGTTTCTACCTGGGCCTCAtcaaaaaatgatgaaaaatgttGATGAAACTGataaatttattttagaaatcacAGCACAACACAAGGAAACCAGGGATCCAAGTTGTCCTCGAGATTTCATTGATGCTTTTCTTAACAAAATGGACCAG GAGAAAGGGAATGGTCACTCAGTATTCACCGTTGAGTCCCTGACCACTTCCACACTCGACTTGTTCCTTGCAGGAACAGGGACCACCAGCACCACCCTGAGACACGCACTTCTGATTCTCCAGAAATACCCAGAGATACAAG AGAAAGTACAGAAGGAGATTGATCGTGTGATTGGCCGAGACCGAAGCCCCTGCATGGCAGATCGGAGCCAGATGCCCTACACAGATGCTGTAATCCATGAAATCCAGAGATTCATTGATTTAATTCCACTTAATGTCCCACGTGCTGTCATCAAGGACATCaagttcagaaattattttattccaaAG GACACAATGATATTTCCTCTGCTGACTCCCATCCTACATGATAGCAAAGAATTTCCCAATCCGGAAAAATTTGACCCAGGACATTTCCTCAACGCAAATGGTACATTTAAGAAGAGTGACTTCTTCATGCCATTCTCTGCAG GAAAACGCATCTGTGCAGGAGAAGGTCTGGCCCGGATGGAGCTATTCATATTTCTGACATCCATTCTGCAGAACTTTACTTTGAAACCTGTTGTGGATCACAAGAAAATTGACATTACCCCGTTAATTACCTCTGTGGCTAATATGCCCCGACCTTATGAGGTCTCTTTTGTTCCACGCTAA